In Phacochoerus africanus isolate WHEZ1 chromosome 2, ROS_Pafr_v1, whole genome shotgun sequence, one DNA window encodes the following:
- the GCNT1 gene encoding beta-1,3-galactosyl-O-glycosyl-glycoprotein beta-1,6-N-acetylglucosaminyltransferase, producing MLRKFWKRRLFSYPTKYYFLFFIFSLVTFSVLKIHQKPEFVNIGHLELVEENPSSSINCTKVLQGDVDEIQKVKLEILTVKFRKRPRWTAFDYINMTADCPSFIKKRKYITEPLSKEEAEFPIAYSIVVHHKIEMLDRLLRAIYMPQNFYCIHVDKKSEESFLAAVIGIASCFSNVFVASQLESVVYASWSRVQADLNCMQDLYQMNADWKYLINLCGMDFPIKTNLEIVRMLKLLKGGSNLETERMPSNKKERWKKHHTVVNGKLTNMGTDKIHPPLETPLFSGSAYFVVSRSYVEYVLENEKIQKFMEWAKDTYSPDEYLWATIQRIPEVPGSLSLSHKYDMSDMHSIARFVKWQYFEGDVSKGAPYPPCSGIHVRSVCIFGAGDLNWLLHTHHLFANKFDTDIDLFAIQCLDEHLRHKALEVLKH from the coding sequence ATGCTGAGGAAGTTCTGGAAGAGGAGACTTTTTTCTTATCCCACTAAATACtacttcctattttttattttttccctagtCACCTTCTCTGTTTTGAAAATTCATCAAAAGCCTGAATTTGTAAATATTGGACATTTGGAGCTGGTTGAAGAGAATCCTAGTAGTAGTATTAATTGCACCAAAGTTCTACAGGGTGATGTAGATGAAATCCAAAAGGTAAAGCTTGAGATACTAACAGTGAAATTTAGAAAGCGCCCTCGATGGACAGCCTTTGACTACATAAACATGACTGCTGATTGCCCTTCTTTCATCAAGAAGCGCAAATATATTACAGAACCGCTTAGTAAAGAAGAGGCAGAATTTCCAATAGCATATTCTATAGTGGTTCATCACAAAATTGAAatgcttgacagactcctgaggGCCATCTATATGCCTCAGAATTTCTATTGCATTCACGTGGACAAAAAATCAGAGGAATCCTTTCTGGCCGCAGTGATTGGTATTGCGTCCTGCTTCAGTAATGTCTTTGTGGCCAGTCAACTGGAGAGTGTGGTGTATGCATCATGGAGCCGGGTTCAGGCTGACCTCAACTGCATGCAGGACCTCTACCAGATGAATGCAGACTGGAAGTACTTGATAAATCTCTGCGGTATGGATTTCCCTATTAAAACCAACCTGGAAATTGTCAGGATGCTCAAGCTGCTAAAGGGTGGGAGCAACCTTGAAACTGAAAGAATGCCATCCAACAAAAAAGAACGGTGGAAAAAACATCACACAGTTGTGAATGGAAAGCTGACAAACATGGGGACTGACAAAATACATCCTCCTCTTGAGACCCCTCTGTTTTCAGGCAGTGCCTATTTCGTGGTCAGTAGGAGTTATGTGGAGTATGTGCTGGAGAATGAAAAAATCCAGAAGTTTATGGAGTGGGCAAAAGACACATACAGCCCAGATGAGTATCTCTGGGCCACTATTCAAAGGATCCCAGAAGTCCCAGGCTCACTGTCCTTAAGCCACAAGTACGACATGTCTGACATGCATTCGATTGCAAGGTTTGTCAAGTGGCAGTACTTTGAAGGCGACGTTTCCAAGGGCGCTCCCTACCCACCGTGCAGCGGCATCCACGTGCGCTCTGTGTGCATTTTCGGAGCCGGTGACTTGAACTGGCTGCTGCACACACATCACTTGTTTGCCAACAAGTTCGACACAGACATCGACCTCTTCGCCATCCAGTGTTTGGACGAGCATCTGAGACATAAAGCACTGGAGGTGTTAAAACACTGA